The proteins below come from a single Lodderomyces elongisporus chromosome 3, complete sequence genomic window:
- the UBC7 gene encoding Ubiquitin-conjugating enzyme E2 7, producing the protein MPPRSTAQKRLLKEYQLLTRDPPPGIIAGPVSEDNLFKWECFLEGPVDTPYENGVFPAILTFPKDYPLGPPTLKFDPPLLHPNIYADGTVCISILHPPGEDPNQYERPEERWSPVQSIEKILLSVISMLAEPNPESGANIDACKLWRDNRESFDEQVGSHVRKSLGL; encoded by the coding sequence ATGCCACCACGCTCAACAGCACAGAAACGTTTACTAAAAGAGTACCAACTTCTCACGCGAGATCCACCACCAGGAATCATAGCCGGACCAGTACTGGAAGACAATTTATTCAAATGGGAATGTTTTCTTGAAGGACCGGTCGACACGCCTTATGAAAACGGAGTTTTTCCAGCAATACTAACGTTTCCCAAGGACTATCCTTTGGGACCACCCACATTGAAATTTGATCCGCCTTTACTTCACCCAAATATCTACGCTGACGGTACTGTTTGCATATCGATCTTGCACCCACCAGGTGAAGATCCTAATCAATATGAGAGACCAGAAGAGCGTTGGTCGCCAGTACAGAGTATAGAAAAGATTTTGCTTAGTGTTATTTCCATGTTGGCAGAGCCAAACCCAGAAAGTGGTGCCAATATCGATGCATGCAAATTGTGGAGAGATAATCGCGAGCTGTTTGATGAGCAAGTAGGAAGTCATGTGAGGAAATCATTAGGACTATGA
- the PHO88 gene encoding phosphate transporter (Pho88), with translation MNPAVTNIAIMLIGMQVAKKLDFEDPNVLFYTRAFYIACQVSTFLIYLFIRLQVDKKNDLTTIKYVEPANPMAGTEARAVVTTVKEYDMQQINSLIKGIFTGLAMMGFMHLYMGYTNPLVMQSVSSLKSALESNMAKIHLYGTPATGDLKRPFKSAPGLMEMLTGAAGGVQTDKASVESAEVSGAGGIKQD, from the coding sequence ATGAATCCAGCTGTTACAAACATCGCAATCATGCTTATTGGTATGCAAGTCGCCAAGAAGTTGGACTTTGAAGATCCAAACGTCTTGTTCTACACCAGAGCATTTTACATTGCTTGTCAAGTGTCTACATTTTTAATCTACTTGTTCATTAGACTTCAAGTTGACAAGAAGAACGACCTCACCACTATAAAATACGTTGAACCTGCTAACCCTATGGCCGGTACCGAGGCAAGAGCTGTTGTCACCACCGTCAAGGAATACGACATGCAACAAATCAACTCTCTCATCAAGGGTATTTTCACTGGTTTGGCAATGATGGGATTCATGCATCTTTACATGGGATACACCAACCCATTGGTTATGCAAAGTGTCTCTAGTTTGAAGAGCGCTTTGGAATCCAACATGGCCAAGATCCACTTGTACGGCACCCCAGCCACCGGTGACTTGAAGAGACCATTCAAGTCTGCACCAGGCTTAATGGAGATGTTGACTGGTGCTGCTGGCGGAGTCCAAACCGATAAGGCATCTGTTGAAAGTGCCGAAGTCAGCGGTGCTGGTGGTATTAAACAAGATTAG
- a CDS encoding uncharacterized protein (BUSCO:EOG0926506Z), with protein MADPTQLNAENADNLEEIEMQFAVKAVQQAEVYWSLLEKVPGSQLRLTKHDDQIFEQLLEDFPEFKEKSAVAVISEDEMKSPSGKTKWREFCEKFKDIEDYNFGTLLRLKADSEYDQDTTMFAVRIQFYGIEIARNRYGLNDWIHEAAAKKKEASS; from the coding sequence ATGGCAGACCCAACTCAACTTAATGCTGAAAATGCAGACAACTTGGAAGAAATCGAAATGCAATTTGCCGTAAAGGCAGTGCAACAAGCCGAAGTGTACTGGTCACTACTTGAAAAAGTGCCAGGATCACAACTTCGTCTCACCAAGCATGATGATCAAATCTTTGAACAGCTTCTTGAAGATTTCCCAGAATTTAAGGAAAAATCAGCTGTTGCCGTCATTAGTGAGGACGAGATGAAGAGTCCTCTGGGTAAGACCAAATGGAGAGAATTTtgtgaaaaatttaaagataTCGAGGATTACAACTTCGGAACATTATTGAGATTGAAAGCTGACCTGGAGTATGACCAGGACACAACAATGTTTGCTGTTAGAATCCAATTTTACGGGATTGAAATTGCTAGAAACAGATACGGTTTGAATGACTGGATTCATGAAGCTGctgcaaagaaaaaagaggcaAGCAGTTGA